A window of the Streptomyces albireticuli genome harbors these coding sequences:
- a CDS encoding mechanosensitive ion channel family protein, with protein sequence MTRALTLHDIIVAGIALAAGLAMALVLRVILRWLGVRAARTRWGGDDIIVDVLRTLAPWSAVAGGVGAAAAALPLTRQVGNIVSGVLTTVVILIATVTAARVIGGLARSVAQSRSSIAGSATIFVNITRVAVLAMGFLIVLETLGISIAPLLTALGVGGLAIALALKDTLANLFAGVHILVSKTVQPGDYIRLSSGEEGYVRDINWRNTVVEELSNNLVIIPNAKLAGTNMTNFTRPEQKLSVTVQVGVSYDSDLDQVERITNEVVASVMKDVTGAVPDHEPAVRFHTFGDSRIGFTVVLGVGEYSDKYRIKHEFIKRLHQRYRAEGIRIPSPARTVSLQSTTDPTVPHPRPSLDTAPDRVGTAG encoded by the coding sequence ATGACCCGGGCTCTGACACTGCACGACATCATCGTCGCCGGCATCGCGCTGGCCGCGGGCCTGGCCATGGCCCTCGTGCTGCGGGTGATCCTGCGCTGGCTCGGTGTGCGGGCCGCGCGCACGCGCTGGGGCGGGGACGACATCATCGTCGACGTGCTGCGCACGCTCGCCCCCTGGTCCGCGGTGGCGGGCGGGGTGGGGGCGGCGGCCGCCGCCCTCCCGCTGACCCGTCAGGTCGGGAACATCGTCAGCGGGGTGCTGACGACCGTGGTCATCCTGATCGCCACGGTCACCGCCGCCCGGGTGATCGGCGGCCTGGCGCGGTCCGTGGCGCAGTCCAGATCGAGCATCGCCGGATCGGCCACGATATTCGTCAACATCACGCGCGTCGCGGTGCTGGCGATGGGTTTCCTGATCGTCCTGGAGACCCTCGGCATCTCCATCGCCCCGCTGCTCACCGCCCTCGGCGTGGGCGGTCTGGCCATCGCCCTGGCCCTGAAGGACACCCTGGCCAACCTCTTCGCGGGCGTGCACATCCTCGTCTCGAAGACGGTGCAGCCCGGCGACTACATACGTCTCAGCAGCGGTGAGGAGGGCTACGTCCGCGACATCAACTGGCGCAACACGGTGGTGGAGGAGCTCTCCAACAACCTGGTCATCATCCCGAACGCCAAGCTCGCCGGCACGAACATGACCAACTTCACCCGGCCCGAGCAGAAGCTGTCCGTCACGGTGCAGGTGGGCGTCTCCTACGACAGCGACCTGGACCAGGTGGAACGGATCACCAACGAGGTCGTCGCGAGCGTGATGAAGGACGTCACCGGCGCCGTCCCGGACCACGAGCCCGCCGTCCGCTTCCACACGTTCGGGGACTCCCGGATCGGCTTCACGGTGGTGCTCGGGGTCGGCGAGTACAGCGACAAGTACCGCATAAAGCACGAATTCATCAAGCGCCTGCACCAGCGGTACCGCGCCGAGGGCATCCGGATCCCCTCCCCGGCCCGGACGGTCTCCCTCCAGTCGACCACCGACCCCACGGTCCCGCACCCGCGCCCGTCCCTGGACACCGCACCGGACCGCGTCGGCACGGCGGGCTGA
- a CDS encoding AraC family transcriptional regulator, whose translation MLERLNQAMEHIERHLDERIDVADLARIVATSEYHFRRLFSALAGIPLSEYVRRRRLTVAGAEVLAGERTLLEVAVRYGYTSGEAFARAFRVMHGVGPAEARRSGASLRCQSRLSFRLTVEGSSSMRYRVVEKEEFRVAGRKVRVPLVHEGVNPAIADFIRGIGKETLRRVEGLSDQEPRGIVGVSDNLDPSRAEGTELDYYHGVVTGAAVPEDMDALTVPAGTWAVFENTGPFPQALQYLWRDVFTQWFPSNPYRSRPGPEILRTRLSRDAAQADAELWIPVERTAL comes from the coding sequence GTGCTGGAGCGGCTCAACCAGGCCATGGAACACATCGAGCGCCACCTCGACGAACGGATCGACGTGGCCGACCTGGCACGGATCGTGGCGACGTCGGAGTACCACTTCCGGCGGCTGTTCTCCGCGCTGGCGGGGATCCCGCTGTCGGAGTACGTCCGGCGCAGGCGGCTCACGGTCGCCGGCGCCGAGGTGCTGGCCGGTGAGCGGACGCTGCTGGAGGTCGCGGTGCGGTACGGCTACACGTCGGGGGAGGCGTTCGCGCGTGCGTTCCGCGTCATGCACGGCGTCGGTCCCGCCGAGGCCAGACGGTCCGGTGCGAGCCTGCGGTGCCAGTCGCGGTTGTCCTTCCGCCTCACTGTCGAAGGGAGCAGCAGCATGCGATATCGGGTCGTGGAGAAGGAGGAGTTCCGTGTGGCCGGAAGGAAGGTACGCGTCCCCCTCGTGCACGAGGGGGTGAACCCGGCCATCGCCGACTTCATCCGGGGCATCGGCAAGGAGACGCTGCGGCGCGTCGAGGGCCTGTCCGACCAGGAGCCGCGAGGGATCGTCGGGGTGAGCGACAACCTCGACCCGAGCCGGGCCGAGGGCACCGAACTCGACTACTACCACGGGGTGGTGACCGGGGCCGCCGTACCCGAGGACATGGACGCGCTCACCGTCCCGGCCGGCACCTGGGCCGTCTTCGAGAACACGGGGCCGTTTCCGCAGGCGCTCCAGTACCTGTGGCGGGACGTGTTCACGCAGTGGTTCCCGTCCAACCCCTACCGGAGCCGGCCCGGGCCCGAGATCCTGCGGACCCGGCTGTCGCGGGACGCGGCGCAGGCGGACGCGGAGCTGTGGATACCCGTGGAGCGCACGGCGCTCTGA
- a CDS encoding YdcF family protein — translation MIVYAPAVLFLVLFGIGVLRDRRRFSNAVYLGLAVISLFFALLRLADTAGEHGRPYLEWLVAALLLIPFLGALVLPVFLLANGVKMIRKEGRSPANLLSFLCGLGIFGVIGLLFAAAATRSVALAAVAGTTLLIVGYVSFLFFCFIGYAFLYGRLQPRRNVDFVVVLGSGLIGGERVPPLLASRLERGRKVYEAQAARGRPPVLLTSGGQGPDERLPESHAMADYLTERGFPAEHVRREDRSRTTEENLEYSKAIMAAARSDYSCVIVTNNFHAFRAALMARKTGVNGQVVGSPTAAYFWPSATIREFVAVFLQHKLVNFTVCGLLALMGLFVWLIA, via the coding sequence GTGATCGTCTACGCCCCAGCAGTACTGTTCCTCGTCCTCTTCGGTATCGGCGTGCTACGCGACCGCCGGCGGTTCAGCAACGCCGTCTACCTCGGACTCGCCGTCATATCCCTGTTCTTCGCCTTGCTGCGGCTCGCCGACACCGCCGGGGAGCACGGCCGCCCCTACCTGGAGTGGCTCGTCGCGGCGCTGCTCCTGATCCCCTTCCTCGGCGCCCTGGTCCTGCCGGTCTTCCTCCTGGCCAACGGCGTCAAAATGATCCGCAAGGAGGGCCGCAGCCCGGCGAACCTCCTCTCCTTCCTCTGCGGGCTCGGCATCTTCGGAGTCATCGGCCTGCTCTTCGCCGCGGCCGCCACCCGCTCCGTCGCCCTCGCGGCCGTCGCCGGCACCACCCTGCTCATCGTCGGCTACGTCTCGTTCCTCTTCTTCTGCTTCATCGGCTACGCCTTCCTCTACGGCCGCCTCCAGCCGCGCCGGAACGTCGACTTCGTGGTGGTGCTCGGTTCCGGCCTCATCGGCGGTGAGCGCGTCCCGCCGCTGCTGGCCAGCCGCCTGGAGCGCGGGCGTAAGGTCTACGAGGCGCAGGCCGCGCGCGGCAGGCCGCCCGTGCTCCTCACCTCCGGCGGCCAGGGCCCCGACGAGCGGCTCCCCGAGTCCCACGCCATGGCCGACTACCTCACCGAGCGCGGCTTCCCCGCCGAGCACGTGCGGCGCGAGGACCGCTCCCGCACCACGGAGGAGAACCTCGAATACAGCAAGGCCATCATGGCGGCGGCCCGGAGCGACTACTCCTGTGTGATCGTCACCAACAACTTCCACGCCTTCCGGGCCGCCCTGATGGCACGGAAGACCGGCGTCAACGGTCAGGTCGTGGGCTCGCCGACGGCCGCGTACTTCTGGCCGAGCGCGACCATCCGCGAGTTCGTCGCGGTCTTCCTCCAGCACAAACTCGTCAACTTCACCGTCTGCGGGCTGCTCGCCCTCATGGGCCTGTTCGTCTGGCTGATCGCCTGA
- a CDS encoding VOC family protein gives MYLNPVRHITFDAHDPLAQARFWAEVTGYTVEEEPGDDDVVIEPPRPGVPGLLFIRVGEGKTAKNRVHLDIQPTGARDAEVERLLGLGATVHEDHRRPDGGGWVTMLDPEGNEFCVERSPAERELMTG, from the coding sequence TTGTATCTCAATCCGGTCCGGCACATCACGTTCGACGCCCACGACCCGCTCGCGCAGGCCAGGTTCTGGGCAGAGGTCACCGGCTACACGGTCGAGGAGGAGCCCGGCGACGACGACGTGGTCATCGAGCCGCCTCGGCCCGGCGTCCCGGGGCTGCTGTTCATCCGGGTCGGGGAAGGCAAGACCGCCAAGAACCGGGTCCACCTCGACATCCAGCCGACCGGCGCCCGCGACGCCGAGGTGGAGCGGCTCCTGGGGCTCGGCGCGACGGTCCACGAGGACCACCGCAGGCCGGACGGCGGCGGCTGGGTCACGATGCTCGACCCCGAGGGGAACGAGTTCTGCGTGGAACGCAGCCCGGCCGAACGCGAGCTGATGACGGGTTAG